The Gammaproteobacteria bacterium DNA window GGTGCCCTTCCTCCTTTTCGTGGATATAAAGAAAAACGAAAATTCCCGTATTCAAATAAACTAATTTTCTGTTTATTTTTAATTGGTGCAACAACAGGTAGTTCAGCTTCAGCCAACTCATAACAATAATAATGTTCTTCTTGAATCTGCTCATTTGTCCATCGCCCAGGGCGATAGAATTTGGCAATAACAGGTTCAGCCTCATCAATACCAATTTGATACACTCTATTCTCATAACTATTGAGAATTGTTACTCGCCCATCCGTTTTAAATCCCACGCTATCCACCGCGTCTAAAATAAAACTCGGATCTAGTGTTTCGAATGGATGTAAATCAGTTGAATTTTCCATTATTTATGTCAGAGATAAAATGTTGGGACTGAGAAGCATGATAAAAATGTATTTGACCGGAATAGTTTTTCGTAGCATCAGAAAAATAACTGTCAACTAATTCTGTTGATATATATTGATCAGTTGAGTAAATATCTATTTGAGCAGACTTGACCAGACATAAATGACTCGCAGACATCTTACATGCTAGCCATACAGCAAGAGAATCTGATGTGATTTGCCAATTCCTTGGATAGTCGCATTCTGTTGATAGATCTTGGTAGGGCAACCACACATAAGGCTTATCTGCAAATAAATTATTAGAAGATTCTAATGGTGATAACTTATTATTAATGTTAATCAACAGACAGCCAAATTGCTGCATCCCCATTACTGCCATATTATGAGCTGTGTTATCCGATAAATGCCATTTATTATCAACATCACGTACTTGATCTGCAAATGGCCCACCACCAGGAACAATAATTATAGGTACTTTAATACCAGCAAGTTGATCACACCACTCTTTCAAGTAGCTTGAAGAATATAGACTTCCACCAATTTTTATAATAATCACTATTGCTCAAAGAACCTAAATATTGCAGCAGCTTTATCAAATGTCTCTTGGTATTCTTCATCAACCTTAGAATCCCAAACCAACCCACCACCAGCATAAAAATATGCTTGATTATGTTTTTGTATTACAGTTCTTATTGCAATATTTGTATCCATTTTTCTATTAAAGCCAATATATCCAACACTTCCACAATATAATCCACGTCGATGAGGTTCTAGTTCTTCTATAATCTCCATAGCTCTGATCTTAGGTGCGCCTGTGATTGAACCACCAGGAAAACATTCACGCAACAATTCTACTGGAGATGTTTTGCTTGGCAATTTACCTTCAATAGTACTTACCAAATGATGCACCGTTGGATAGCTTTCTATATCAAACAATTTAGTCACCTTCACAGTATTTATCTCACAACACTTACTTAGATCATTTCTTAACAGATC harbors:
- a CDS encoding amino acid kinase, which encodes MIIIKIGGSLYSSSYLKEWCDQLAGIKVPIIIVPGGGPFADQVRDVDNKWHLSDNTAHNMAVMGMQQFGCLLININNKLSPLESSNNLFADKPYVWLPYQDLSTECDYPRNWQITSDSLAVWLACKMSASHLCLVKSAQIDIYSTDQYISTELVDSYFSDATKNYSGQIHFYHASQSQHFISDINNGKFN